One genomic region from Alteromonas pelagimontana encodes:
- a CDS encoding tetratricopeptide repeat protein: MRGLCLALLALLLVSADSGRQNQQLIQNAQAASYPAPLLWRAALQGSDSAQQLLTGYAQSNGDEYWLNKLVALGNADAAWALYQMVSDDDKSTTLMRLAARGEVPEAQMKYALATDDPEKREAWLVRAAEQDYLPAQAALADWYLLHSQPDKARPWLKKTAKDYAQSAFQYGRLLWDEGSKKESEGYLEQAAQQGHELAQKLTKVLALYQPVTVNQIKLQQWPSDQLCQQRIQIFATSLSTIERAHDIKKRFTHDKRLSSLPICMLDPVWLKKDVLKCDDSWQQSGRLGCDIRPLAAAVKKQSFTHAVIVADLGKANVNNGVMFLDLTDAYSVFVHELAHFAGFVDEYALSEPMAKRYCGKIPAPNLIFDGVLTYAPLATLENWQSLEPDLSIWPAKSCDGTGERAYKPSDKITFLEHHDSGEIPPIYLQLWQQQLAEPTAQRPIFMNLFQSFHKHGQTAQAGEWLAKYEAYNRSEPIVRGNENTLAEQPQADSQPPVIRE, from the coding sequence ATGCGAGGTTTATGCTTAGCGTTGCTGGCATTATTGCTGGTAAGCGCGGATTCAGGTCGTCAAAATCAGCAGCTAATTCAAAATGCTCAAGCGGCATCATATCCGGCCCCGTTACTGTGGCGTGCGGCTCTGCAGGGTAGCGACTCGGCTCAGCAATTACTAACCGGTTATGCGCAATCTAATGGCGATGAATACTGGTTGAACAAACTGGTGGCGCTGGGCAATGCGGACGCCGCTTGGGCGCTGTACCAGATGGTTAGCGACGATGACAAAAGCACCACCTTGATGCGACTTGCTGCAAGAGGAGAAGTGCCCGAAGCGCAAATGAAATATGCACTTGCCACGGACGATCCAGAAAAGCGGGAGGCATGGTTAGTTCGTGCCGCTGAGCAAGACTATTTGCCTGCACAAGCTGCGTTAGCCGACTGGTATTTGCTCCACTCACAGCCCGACAAAGCGCGTCCCTGGTTAAAGAAAACTGCGAAGGACTATGCGCAAAGCGCGTTTCAGTATGGCCGGTTGTTATGGGATGAAGGAAGCAAGAAAGAGTCAGAAGGATATCTTGAACAGGCTGCGCAGCAAGGTCATGAGCTAGCGCAAAAGTTAACTAAGGTGCTTGCGCTGTATCAACCGGTGACGGTAAACCAGATAAAACTACAACAATGGCCGTCAGATCAGCTTTGTCAGCAACGCATCCAGATTTTTGCGACCTCCTTATCTACCATAGAAAGAGCTCACGACATAAAGAAGCGCTTTACCCACGACAAGCGTCTTTCTTCTTTACCAATATGCATGCTGGATCCCGTGTGGCTGAAAAAAGATGTACTGAAGTGCGATGACAGCTGGCAGCAATCCGGCAGGCTTGGTTGTGATATCCGTCCACTTGCAGCTGCTGTAAAAAAACAGAGTTTTACTCACGCCGTTATTGTCGCAGATTTAGGGAAAGCCAATGTCAACAATGGAGTCATGTTCCTTGACCTTACCGATGCTTATTCTGTGTTTGTGCATGAGTTAGCGCACTTTGCAGGGTTTGTTGACGAGTATGCACTAAGTGAGCCTATGGCAAAACGGTATTGCGGAAAAATACCTGCACCGAATCTGATTTTCGATGGTGTGCTGACTTACGCGCCCTTGGCTACACTTGAAAACTGGCAATCATTAGAGCCTGATCTCAGTATATGGCCGGCAAAATCCTGTGACGGGACGGGTGAACGTGCGTATAAGCCCAGCGATAAAATTACCTTTTTAGAACATCACGACAGCGGCGAAATTCCGCCCATTTACTTGCAACTTTGGCAACAGCAGTTAGCGGAGCCCACAGCGCAAAGGCCTATATTTATGAATCTTTTTCAAAGCTTTCACAAACACGGGCAAACCGCTCAAGCAGGCGAATGGCTGGCAAAATACGAAGCCTACAATCGCTCCGAGCCCATTGTCAGGGGTAATGAAAACACCCTGGCAGAACAGCCGCAAGCGGATTCGCAGCCTCCTGTTATTCGCGAATAA
- the cysZ gene encoding sulfate transporter CysZ, producing MQSRSGFGYFIAGFSLIKTKGLKRFVFIPLCINLILFATAFYFLFGKIEGGIWYILSLIPEWLGWLKSALAFLLWPLAVISVLLVFALIFGTLANWIAAPFNGILAEKVERHLTGKRLGDDGLFDLLKDIPRTLGRELSKLLWYIPRALGFLLLFLFVPVFGQILWFSFSAWMMAIQYCDYPYDNHKVPFGTMRYHLGQHKGKAFSFGVMVNIFSLIPIVNFIVMPVAICGATAMWVNELKGEIIRE from the coding sequence ATGCAATCCCGCAGTGGTTTCGGCTACTTTATTGCCGGATTTTCCTTAATAAAAACCAAAGGATTAAAGCGTTTTGTATTTATACCGCTTTGTATAAATCTTATTTTATTCGCCACCGCCTTCTACTTTTTATTTGGCAAAATTGAGGGAGGGATCTGGTATATCCTGTCGCTAATTCCTGAGTGGCTTGGGTGGCTAAAGTCGGCGCTGGCGTTTCTCTTGTGGCCATTAGCGGTAATTAGCGTGCTGCTGGTTTTCGCGTTGATCTTCGGGACGCTGGCGAATTGGATTGCCGCCCCGTTTAATGGCATTTTAGCGGAGAAAGTAGAACGACATCTTACTGGCAAACGTCTTGGTGATGATGGCCTCTTCGATTTGCTTAAAGACATTCCCAGAACGCTGGGCCGCGAGCTATCCAAGCTTCTGTGGTACATCCCTAGAGCACTGGGTTTTCTCCTGCTTTTCTTGTTTGTTCCGGTTTTTGGACAGATTCTTTGGTTTTCTTTCAGTGCGTGGATGATGGCAATCCAATACTGTGATTATCCATACGACAACCATAAAGTGCCATTTGGAACTATGCGCTACCATCTCGGTCAGCACAAAGGAAAAGCATTTTCTTTTGGGGTAATGGTAAATATTTTTTCGCTTATTCCCATCGTTAATTTCATTGTTATGCCCGTAGCAATTTGTGGCGCAACTGCAATGTGGGTTAACGAATTAAAAGGCGAAATTATTCGCGAATAA
- the smc gene encoding chromosome segregation protein SMC has protein sequence MRLKKIKLAGFKSFVDPTTIPFPGKMTAILGPNGCGKSNVIDAVRWVLGESSAKNLRGDAMTDVIFNGSSARKPVGQCSVELTFDNSSGRIGGEYAKYNELAVKRLVTRDAQSHYFLNGVKCRRRDVTDLFLGTGLGPRSYAIIEQGMISRLIESKPQELRIFIEEAAGISKYKERRRETESRIRHTHENLERLEDVRNELGKQLEKLQRQAAAAQRYKTLKSTERTLKAELAAIRWLKHNEHISRLESDERQQQSEVDALVAQQRGDEAGMMVYTEQAASHKAQLDDLQQQLFGISTSITRIEQNMLHSQQRNNQITEELDELNNKRNVLASAMSEAKTAKAMAQQQLEELIPRQEIIDETLFQAQDNRDQAEQALRSFNAKSRDQESGYNDVKQKAQNCHGQIQSAMNMQLRTSQRISELKQELRELAQDDLTVKLAQLQNEIELARGKLGSCEVSYSQRAENHNAATEKSRQTQGLLTQAQGDVQQMESRIAALETLQQSAVAENGELPDSVQALWQSLVVEPGREKLVEQTLKYLQHPVVANELSLQDLIDDLDNVPAGIPIYTSDSFTTTKIPGTLAQSLNQTRVPNIFNSIYIASDVATAMERVSSLDNNESVVLESGGWIGRDWLVYGEASEETGALQRAAQLSSLYEHLQQLQAKLEETSELADNFRANERETLIQLDEAKAKRNETSNALQQLQNQYGVAKLQKEQSENRAQRTAEDLAKHEEMLEMEQQQIEALSAQLEVLEESIVDHETQMEESQQQREKLEHQAIEFRRSVDQYTAEKHQLALSIQQQQSQQSLYEQQVTRNQTQLAEYENRERLLREERDSIATPLETQKEQLQTLLLQREDTEELRLTEQQKLQNAEALLQEAQQGQKGLQEQIQQRQKIIDSVKIEIEGYRVRANSVLEQLQETGQSLKPILENLANNADENEWQKELEKTTAAVARLGAVNLAAVEEYEVQAERKNHLDMQHEDLVTAMDTLQTAIRKIDKETRTRFSQTFEDVNEGLKTLFPKVFGGGAAYLALTDDDLLETGVTIMARPPGKKNSTIHLLSGGEKALTALSLVFAIFRLNPAPFCLLDEVDAPLDDANVGRFCNLVSEMSSSVQFIYITHNKIAMEMATHLTGVTMAEPGVSRMVAVDVDEAMAFVEA, from the coding sequence GTGCGCCTGAAGAAAATTAAACTCGCCGGATTTAAGTCTTTCGTAGACCCCACCACAATACCCTTTCCCGGCAAAATGACCGCAATTCTGGGACCAAACGGATGCGGAAAATCCAACGTTATTGATGCTGTCAGATGGGTGCTTGGCGAAAGCTCAGCAAAAAATTTGCGCGGCGATGCCATGACCGATGTCATTTTTAATGGTTCTTCAGCACGCAAACCTGTAGGGCAGTGTAGCGTAGAGCTGACCTTCGATAATAGTTCAGGCCGTATTGGCGGTGAATACGCGAAGTACAATGAACTGGCAGTAAAAAGACTGGTCACGCGGGATGCGCAATCGCACTACTTTCTCAACGGCGTAAAGTGCCGCCGCCGCGATGTCACTGATTTGTTTTTAGGTACAGGCCTTGGCCCTCGAAGCTATGCCATTATAGAGCAGGGCATGATTTCCAGGCTTATCGAATCCAAGCCACAGGAGCTGCGAATCTTTATCGAAGAAGCCGCCGGAATTTCCAAGTACAAAGAACGCCGAAGAGAAACCGAAAGCCGTATTCGCCATACCCATGAAAACCTTGAAAGACTTGAAGATGTGCGTAACGAGCTTGGCAAGCAGCTGGAAAAATTGCAGCGCCAGGCTGCGGCGGCGCAACGTTATAAAACGCTTAAGTCTACTGAAAGAACGTTGAAGGCCGAGCTGGCTGCGATTCGCTGGCTAAAGCACAACGAGCATATCAGCCGTCTGGAAAGCGATGAGCGCCAACAACAATCTGAAGTTGATGCACTCGTCGCGCAGCAACGTGGCGATGAAGCCGGCATGATGGTATATACCGAACAGGCTGCTTCCCACAAAGCGCAGCTGGATGACCTGCAACAGCAGCTATTTGGCATCAGTACTTCAATCACTCGTATCGAACAGAACATGCTGCACAGTCAGCAGCGCAACAACCAGATTACAGAAGAACTTGATGAGCTCAACAATAAGCGCAACGTACTTGCCAGCGCGATGAGCGAAGCGAAAACCGCCAAAGCCATGGCGCAGCAGCAGCTTGAGGAGCTTATTCCCCGTCAGGAAATTATCGATGAAACCCTTTTTCAAGCGCAGGATAATCGCGACCAAGCGGAACAGGCGTTAAGAAGTTTTAATGCGAAAAGCCGTGATCAGGAATCGGGGTACAACGACGTAAAGCAAAAAGCGCAAAATTGTCATGGCCAAATTCAGTCGGCCATGAATATGCAGCTGCGGACTTCTCAGAGAATCTCTGAACTTAAACAGGAGTTGAGGGAACTCGCGCAGGACGATTTGACGGTTAAACTCGCTCAGTTGCAAAATGAGATTGAGTTAGCGCGCGGAAAACTTGGTAGCTGCGAAGTCAGTTATAGCCAGCGCGCAGAAAATCACAATGCTGCAACAGAAAAATCTCGCCAAACGCAGGGGCTACTTACCCAGGCACAAGGTGATGTCCAGCAGATGGAGTCACGGATTGCAGCACTGGAAACGCTGCAGCAATCTGCTGTAGCAGAAAATGGCGAACTGCCAGATTCAGTCCAGGCGCTGTGGCAATCGTTAGTAGTGGAACCGGGCAGAGAAAAGCTGGTAGAACAAACGTTAAAGTATCTCCAACATCCCGTCGTTGCCAACGAATTGTCGTTACAAGACCTTATCGATGACCTCGACAATGTTCCCGCCGGCATACCCATTTACACCAGTGATAGTTTTACGACCACGAAGATTCCTGGAACACTTGCGCAGAGTTTGAATCAGACACGCGTGCCGAACATTTTCAATAGCATTTACATTGCCAGCGATGTTGCAACGGCTATGGAGCGGGTCTCAAGTTTAGATAACAACGAAAGCGTTGTATTAGAAAGTGGGGGATGGATTGGCAGAGACTGGCTGGTATATGGGGAGGCCAGCGAGGAGACTGGAGCTTTGCAACGTGCAGCACAGTTATCATCATTATATGAACACTTGCAACAGTTACAGGCAAAGCTGGAAGAGACAAGCGAGCTTGCCGATAACTTTCGCGCCAATGAAAGAGAGACCCTAATCCAGCTGGATGAGGCAAAAGCTAAGCGGAACGAGACCAGCAATGCGTTGCAGCAGCTACAAAATCAATACGGTGTGGCAAAACTGCAAAAGGAACAGAGTGAAAATCGTGCTCAACGCACTGCAGAGGACTTGGCAAAACACGAAGAGATGTTGGAAATGGAGCAACAACAGATCGAAGCGTTATCTGCGCAACTGGAAGTGTTGGAGGAATCGATTGTTGATCATGAAACTCAAATGGAAGAGAGTCAGCAACAGCGCGAAAAACTTGAGCATCAGGCTATTGAGTTTCGTCGTTCTGTGGATCAATACACCGCAGAAAAACATCAGCTGGCTTTATCCATTCAACAACAGCAAAGTCAGCAGTCTTTATACGAGCAGCAGGTCACGCGTAACCAGACTCAACTGGCTGAATATGAGAATCGGGAAAGGCTGTTAAGGGAAGAGCGCGACAGCATAGCTACGCCGCTTGAAACTCAGAAAGAACAGTTGCAAACGCTGCTTTTGCAGCGTGAAGATACTGAAGAGTTGCGGCTAACTGAGCAACAAAAACTGCAAAATGCAGAAGCATTATTACAGGAAGCGCAGCAAGGGCAAAAAGGGCTGCAGGAACAAATTCAGCAGCGTCAGAAAATTATTGATTCGGTAAAAATAGAAATTGAAGGCTACCGTGTCAGAGCCAACTCTGTTCTTGAACAATTGCAGGAAACGGGACAATCACTGAAACCGATATTGGAAAATCTTGCCAATAATGCTGATGAAAATGAGTGGCAAAAAGAGCTGGAAAAAACGACAGCTGCTGTTGCCCGTTTGGGTGCCGTTAATCTTGCAGCTGTAGAAGAGTACGAAGTTCAGGCGGAAAGAAAAAATCATCTTGATATGCAGCACGAAGATTTAGTCACGGCGATGGATACGCTACAAACGGCGATACGAAAGATTGATAAAGAGACCAGAACCCGCTTTTCCCAAACCTTTGAAGATGTGAATGAAGGTTTGAAAACGCTGTTTCCGAAGGTATTTGGCGGAGGAGCAGCTTATCTGGCATTAACGGATGATGATTTACTGGAAACCGGTGTCACCATCATGGCTCGGCCGCCGGGAAAGAAAAATAGTACAATTCACCTATTAAGCGGTGGAGAAAAAGCCTTAACAGCTTTATCATTGGTGTTTGCAATATTTCGGTTGAATCCGGCGCCGTTTTGTCTGTTGGATGAAGTGGATGCGCCATTGGATGATGCCAACGTGGGGCGTTTCTGTAATTTAGTTTCGGAAATGTCTAGTTCAGTGCAGTTTATTTACATTACCCATAATAAGATTGCGATGGAGATGGCCACCCATCTTACCGGCGTTACCATGGCTGAACCCGGGGTATCTCGTATGGTAGCGGTGGATGTAGATGAAGCTATGGCCTTCGTAGAAGCATAA
- the zipA gene encoding cell division protein ZipA, whose amino-acid sequence MEDELRLSLLVAGTLFIVAVLAHGIWKIRKNGKSETKRRVEPRRWDEEADNDTLDNDDVAWSADDMGTKSAAARSPREDENEYDELGLGPVRVVSSNPATKSKPGDSASAPETPNAESAKSAQGVKADTRLYGSVISNPKPHLQSNRSPSTDRDNELNMPEPPGFLLKKNESTHSSSQDTEHPMSDAEKADKVKTDDFKLDVQSLPEDDRHSAGHPAGHPSEEDNDSEEGGSLGEQARRFVNRKRSKGSPKHRQEPSFGDDQMRIDFEETTASAATTEENATNSDTSQKPSSAAEQEVLVLNVRAPESELISGASLLPLLLTLGFKFGDQDIFHRHVNSNGKGPVLFSLANMFKPGVFDIDNLETFTTQGVTLFMILPIEGDAHQVFNMMHNAARKIAEEFSAQVLDGRRSVLTKQGLQQYIEKIRDFERQRMINRY is encoded by the coding sequence ATGGAAGATGAATTACGTCTATCATTACTGGTAGCAGGTACCTTATTTATCGTTGCAGTTCTTGCACATGGTATCTGGAAAATCCGCAAAAACGGCAAATCAGAGACAAAGCGCCGGGTAGAGCCGAGGCGTTGGGATGAAGAAGCAGATAACGATACTTTGGATAATGACGATGTAGCGTGGTCGGCTGATGATATGGGAACAAAAAGCGCGGCAGCGCGCTCCCCTCGTGAAGATGAAAACGAGTATGACGAGCTAGGGTTGGGGCCAGTTCGTGTTGTCAGCAGCAATCCAGCGACAAAGTCAAAACCTGGTGATTCAGCTTCCGCGCCGGAAACCCCCAATGCAGAAAGCGCTAAATCTGCGCAAGGTGTTAAAGCAGATACTCGTTTGTATGGTTCAGTGATCAGTAACCCTAAGCCTCATCTTCAATCGAACCGGTCTCCGTCAACTGATAGAGACAACGAACTTAACATGCCTGAACCACCTGGATTTTTGTTGAAGAAAAACGAAAGCACTCATTCTTCTTCTCAAGATACAGAACATCCTATGAGTGACGCTGAAAAAGCAGACAAAGTGAAAACCGATGATTTCAAGCTGGATGTTCAATCTTTGCCAGAAGACGATCGGCATTCTGCTGGGCATCCTGCTGGGCATCCCTCTGAAGAAGATAACGACAGCGAGGAAGGCGGAAGCTTAGGCGAACAGGCTCGCCGTTTCGTAAATCGTAAGCGTTCAAAAGGCAGTCCCAAGCATCGTCAGGAGCCTAGCTTTGGCGATGATCAAATGCGCATCGACTTTGAAGAAACCACTGCCAGCGCCGCGACAACAGAAGAGAATGCGACAAACTCTGATACTTCACAGAAACCATCTTCCGCTGCCGAGCAGGAAGTATTGGTATTAAACGTGCGAGCACCAGAGAGTGAACTAATTTCCGGAGCGTCACTACTGCCTCTTTTGCTTACGCTGGGCTTTAAATTTGGCGATCAGGATATCTTCCATCGCCACGTAAATTCAAACGGGAAGGGGCCGGTATTATTTAGTTTGGCGAACATGTTCAAGCCTGGAGTATTTGATATCGACAATTTAGAGACGTTTACCACTCAAGGTGTGACGTTGTTTATGATACTGCCCATTGAAGGCGATGCGCATCAGGTTTTCAACATGATGCACAACGCCGCGCGTAAAATTGCCGAAGAATTTTCAGCACAGGTGCTTGATGGGCGAAGAAGCGTGCTAACAAAACAAGGGCTACAGCAGTATATTGAAAAAATTCGCGATTTTGAGCGTCAGCGAATGATCAATCGTTACTGA